A genomic stretch from Mycobacterium malmoense includes:
- a CDS encoding nitronate monooxygenase: MVLGFWDIMVPIVGAPMAGGPGTPALAAAVSNAGGLGFIPAGYISAERFADDIAAARAMTTGPLGVNLLVPQPSVADWVALDYYADELEGIAEYYQVEVGRPEYGDDDDWERKLEVVADVRPELVSFTFGVPSPDVLRRLSALGLLVMVTVTSAYEAGVAIAAGADSLVVQGPGAGGHRGTFAPDMEPGTESLRDLLARIRSAHDVPLVAAGGLGTAEDVAGVLDRGAVAAQVGTALLLSDEAGTNPAHRAAMKNQLFANTIVTRAFSGRYGRGLENEFIRLLDNVAPLGYPEVNQMTSPIRAAAANLEDPNGMTLWAGTSFRKAQSGPAADIIAGLTG; encoded by the coding sequence ATGGTACTGGGCTTCTGGGACATCATGGTGCCCATCGTGGGTGCGCCGATGGCCGGCGGCCCCGGCACCCCGGCGTTGGCCGCCGCGGTGTCCAACGCGGGCGGGCTCGGTTTCATCCCCGCCGGATACATCAGCGCGGAGCGGTTCGCCGACGACATCGCCGCCGCCCGCGCCATGACCACCGGCCCGCTGGGTGTCAACCTGCTTGTGCCCCAACCCAGTGTCGCCGACTGGGTGGCACTGGACTACTACGCGGACGAACTCGAAGGCATCGCCGAGTACTACCAGGTCGAGGTCGGCCGGCCCGAGTACGGCGACGACGACGACTGGGAACGCAAGCTCGAGGTGGTGGCCGACGTGCGCCCGGAGCTGGTCTCCTTCACCTTCGGTGTGCCGTCGCCCGATGTCCTTCGGCGGTTGAGCGCGCTGGGCCTGTTGGTGATGGTCACGGTGACGTCGGCCTACGAGGCCGGGGTGGCCATCGCCGCCGGCGCCGACAGCCTGGTGGTCCAGGGTCCCGGCGCCGGCGGGCACCGCGGCACCTTCGCGCCCGACATGGAACCCGGCACCGAGTCGCTGCGCGATCTGCTCGCCCGGATCCGCAGCGCACACGACGTCCCACTCGTCGCGGCCGGGGGTTTGGGCACCGCCGAGGATGTCGCGGGCGTGCTGGACAGGGGGGCGGTGGCCGCCCAGGTCGGCACGGCGCTGTTGCTCAGCGACGAGGCGGGCACCAACCCCGCGCACCGCGCCGCCATGAAGAATCAGCTCTTCGCCAACACCATCGTCACGCGCGCGTTCTCGGGCCGGTACGGGCGGGGCCTGGAGAACGAGTTCATCCGCCTGCTCGACAACGTGGCGCCGCTGGGCTACCCGGAGGTCAACCAGATGACGTCGCCGATACGGGCGGCGGCGGCCAACCTGGAGGACCCCAACGGGATGACGCTCTGGGCCGGAACATCGTTCCGGAAGGCGCAATCCGGGCCGGCGGCCGACATCATCGCCGGCCTCACCGGTTAG
- the ald gene encoding alanine dehydrogenase, producing the protein MRVGIPTETKNSEFRVAITPAGVAELTHRGHEVLVQAGAGEGSAIADAEFKAAGAQLTGTAEQVWAEADLLLKVKEPIPAEYGLLRRRQILFTYLHLAASRACTDALLASGATSIAYETVQAADGTLPLLAPMSEVAGRLSAQVGAYHLMRTQGGRGVLMGGVPGVKAADVVVIGAGTAGYNAARVAGGMGASVMVLDVNINKLRLLDAEFGGRIGTRYSSAYELEGAVKRADLVIGAVLVPGAKAPTLISNSLVAQMKPGAVLVDISIDQGGCFEDSRPTTHDHPTFAVHDTLFYCVANMPSAVPKTSTFALTNATMPYVLKLADHGWRAACRSDPALAHGLSTHDGALLSERVAADLGLPCTDPASVLA; encoded by the coding sequence ATGCGCGTCGGCATTCCCACCGAGACCAAGAACAGCGAATTCAGGGTGGCCATCACCCCCGCCGGCGTCGCCGAACTGACCCACCGCGGCCACGAGGTGCTCGTCCAGGCCGGCGCCGGGGAAGGGTCGGCGATCGCCGATGCGGAGTTCAAGGCGGCGGGCGCCCAGCTGACCGGCACGGCCGAACAGGTGTGGGCCGAGGCCGACCTGCTGCTCAAGGTCAAGGAACCGATACCCGCCGAGTACGGCCTCCTGCGACGCCGCCAAATCCTGTTCACCTACCTGCACCTGGCCGCTTCCCGCGCGTGCACCGATGCGCTATTGGCCTCCGGCGCAACGTCGATCGCGTATGAGACCGTCCAGGCCGCCGACGGCACGCTGCCGCTGCTGGCCCCGATGAGCGAGGTCGCCGGCCGGCTCTCCGCCCAGGTCGGGGCCTATCACCTGATGCGGACCCAAGGCGGGCGCGGCGTGCTGATGGGCGGGGTGCCGGGCGTCAAGGCCGCCGACGTCGTGGTGATCGGCGCCGGCACCGCCGGCTACAACGCCGCCCGCGTCGCCGGCGGCATGGGGGCGTCCGTCATGGTGCTCGACGTCAACATCAACAAGCTGCGGCTGCTCGACGCGGAGTTCGGCGGCCGGATCGGCACCCGCTACTCGTCGGCGTACGAGCTCGAAGGCGCCGTCAAGCGCGCCGACCTGGTGATCGGCGCCGTCCTGGTGCCCGGCGCCAAGGCTCCCACACTCATCTCGAATTCGCTTGTCGCACAGATGAAGCCGGGCGCGGTGCTGGTGGACATCTCCATCGACCAGGGCGGCTGCTTCGAGGACTCCCGGCCCACCACCCACGATCACCCGACGTTCGCCGTGCACGACACCCTGTTCTACTGCGTGGCGAACATGCCCAGCGCGGTGCCGAAGACGTCGACCTTCGCGCTGACCAACGCGACGATGCCGTACGTGCTCAAACTCGCCGACCACGGCTGGCGAGCGGCATGCCGGTCGGATCCCGCTCTGGCCCATGGGCTTTCGACGCACGACGGGGCGCTGCTGTCCGAACGGGTGGCCGCCGACCTCGGCCTGCCGTGCACCGACCCGGCCAGCGTGTTGGCCTAA
- a CDS encoding metal-dependent hydrolase encodes MFTVDDQAAGPHSRLGASLDHERLVLEARDVDFDWSKLPFHYVPGEPFVTHMLNVLHLLLPAGEEFFVDVFKKALPLIKDDQLRLDVQGFIGQEALHSQAHSKVLAHFAARGVDLTPYTDQIGWLFEKLLGPRPGWGPRRQHSWLLEQVSFVSAIEHYTAILGEWVLNSPAHDAIGTDPVMLDMLRWHGAEEVEHKAVAFDTMKHLRAGYWRRARAQLVVGPAMLLLWIRGVRFLYSVDPYLPPGTKPRWRDYFTAARRGLVPGPMKFVRGVGAYYRPGFHPSQLGGLGLAVDYLAVSPAARASH; translated from the coding sequence ATGTTCACCGTCGACGATCAGGCAGCGGGTCCGCATTCGAGGCTAGGGGCGTCCCTGGACCACGAGCGTTTGGTCCTCGAGGCCCGCGACGTCGACTTCGACTGGTCGAAATTGCCCTTTCACTATGTGCCCGGTGAGCCGTTCGTCACCCACATGCTCAACGTCCTGCACCTGCTGCTGCCCGCGGGCGAGGAGTTTTTCGTCGACGTGTTCAAGAAGGCGCTGCCGCTGATCAAGGACGATCAGCTGCGGCTGGACGTGCAGGGATTCATCGGCCAGGAGGCCCTGCATTCCCAGGCACACTCGAAAGTGCTCGCCCACTTCGCCGCCCGGGGCGTCGACCTGACCCCGTACACCGACCAGATCGGGTGGCTGTTCGAGAAGCTGCTGGGCCCCAGGCCCGGCTGGGGCCCGCGACGGCAGCACAGCTGGCTGCTCGAGCAGGTTTCGTTCGTGTCGGCCATCGAGCACTACACCGCCATCCTGGGCGAGTGGGTGCTGAACTCGCCGGCCCACGACGCCATCGGCACCGACCCGGTGATGCTGGACATGCTGCGCTGGCACGGCGCCGAAGAGGTCGAGCACAAGGCCGTCGCGTTCGACACCATGAAGCACCTCCGCGCCGGCTATTGGCGGCGGGCGCGCGCCCAGCTGGTCGTGGGGCCGGCCATGCTGCTGCTGTGGATCCGCGGGGTGCGATTCCTGTACTCGGTGGACCCGTACCTGCCGCCGGGGACCAAGCCGCGCTGGCGCGACTACTTCACGGCGGCGCGCCGGGGCTTGGTGCCCGGCCCGATGAAATTCGTGCGGGGCGTCGGTGCCTACTACCGGCCGGGTTTCCACCCGTCGCAGCTGGGCGGGCTGGGGCTGGCCGTCGACTACCTGGCCGTCTCACCCGCCGCGCGCGCCTCGCACTGA
- a CDS encoding SDR family oxidoreductase, producing MTVTSRITASDGVTLAVHRYTEIDPARPTILAIHGWPDNHHVWDGVASELGERYNFVAYDVRGAGESSCPAKRSGYAFVQLVSDLGAVIDGLGVERVHLLAHDWGSIQAWAAVTDDSVMGKVASFTSISGPHLQYAGAFLRSARSPRAVAQVARQLLASGYIGFFLCPVVPELAFRSGLGAKVVEAFERIGRSSTRSRRGAIPRSVADYVNGLNLYRANMPAPFLSPGPQPPGTTVAVQVLVPRRDIFVTPALQRFTGAIPAGGRVIPIEGGHWVVTSRPDVIARLTGEWVDQNAGAASSPSAARGGPREVRGKLALVTGAGAGIGRATAVELARRGARKVAIVDRDLAAANETADAVRAACAEAAVYRVDVSDEKAMNDLAAQVLNEHGVVDILVNNAGIGMAGRFLETSPANWDDIMGVNVRGVIAGSRAFGAQMVERGEGGTIINVASAAAYMPSKSMVAYSTTKAAVLGFSESLRADLADEGITVTAVCPGFVNTNIAKSTVYAGMSAERQDRARQKADAAYRRRNYPPEAVATAIVKAVKTGPAVLPIAAESRIGYAMRRISPSALRLLARLDIRQT from the coding sequence ATGACCGTCACGTCCCGCATCACCGCCTCCGACGGCGTCACCCTGGCCGTCCACCGCTACACCGAGATCGATCCGGCGCGCCCGACCATCCTGGCCATTCACGGCTGGCCGGACAACCACCACGTCTGGGACGGCGTGGCCTCGGAACTCGGTGAGCGCTACAACTTTGTGGCCTACGACGTGCGCGGGGCCGGTGAATCATCTTGTCCGGCAAAGCGATCCGGGTACGCCTTCGTGCAGCTGGTGTCCGACCTCGGCGCGGTCATCGACGGCCTGGGCGTCGAGCGGGTTCACTTGCTGGCCCACGACTGGGGCTCGATCCAAGCCTGGGCGGCGGTCACCGACGATTCGGTGATGGGCAAAGTCGCGTCGTTCACGTCGATTTCGGGCCCGCACCTGCAGTACGCGGGCGCCTTCCTGCGGTCGGCGCGCAGCCCCCGGGCCGTGGCTCAGGTCGCTCGGCAGCTGCTGGCGTCGGGCTATATCGGTTTCTTCCTGTGCCCGGTTGTGCCCGAACTGGCATTTCGCTCGGGGCTCGGTGCGAAAGTCGTTGAGGCGTTTGAACGCATCGGCCGGTCGAGCACCCGCAGCCGGCGCGGCGCGATCCCGCGCTCGGTCGCCGACTATGTCAACGGGCTCAACCTGTACCGGGCGAACATGCCCGCGCCGTTTTTATCGCCGGGCCCCCAGCCGCCGGGAACCACCGTTGCCGTTCAGGTTCTGGTGCCGCGCCGGGACATCTTCGTGACGCCCGCGCTGCAACGGTTCACCGGCGCGATTCCCGCCGGCGGCAGGGTGATTCCCATCGAGGGCGGGCACTGGGTGGTGACGTCGCGTCCCGACGTCATCGCGCGGCTGACCGGCGAGTGGGTCGATCAAAACGCCGGCGCCGCTTCGAGCCCGTCGGCGGCCCGCGGCGGTCCGCGGGAGGTGCGGGGCAAACTCGCGCTGGTCACCGGGGCGGGTGCGGGCATCGGCCGGGCCACCGCGGTGGAACTGGCCCGGCGCGGCGCCCGCAAGGTGGCGATCGTCGATCGCGACCTCGCCGCGGCCAACGAAACCGCGGATGCCGTTCGTGCCGCGTGCGCCGAGGCCGCGGTGTACCGGGTCGACGTCAGCGACGAAAAGGCGATGAATGACCTTGCCGCGCAAGTGCTTAACGAGCACGGCGTGGTCGACATCCTGGTGAACAACGCCGGCATCGGGATGGCGGGCCGCTTCCTGGAAACCAGCCCCGCGAACTGGGACGACATCATGGGCGTCAACGTCCGCGGCGTCATCGCCGGCAGCAGGGCGTTCGGCGCGCAGATGGTCGAGCGCGGCGAGGGCGGAACGATCATCAACGTGGCGTCGGCGGCGGCGTACATGCCATCGAAATCCATGGTCGCCTACAGCACCACCAAGGCGGCGGTGCTCGGTTTCAGCGAATCGCTGCGCGCCGACCTCGCCGATGAGGGCATCACCGTCACCGCGGTGTGCCCCGGATTCGTCAACACCAACATCGCCAAAAGCACCGTCTACGCCGGGATGTCGGCCGAACGGCAGGACCGGGCCCGGCAGAAGGCCGACGCGGCCTACCGGCGCCGCAACTACCCGCCGGAGGCCGTGGCCACCGCGATCGTCAAGGCCGTCAAGACCGGCCCGGCCGTGCTGCCGATCGCCGCCGAGTCCAGGATCGGCTACGCGATGCGGCGCATCAGTCCGTCGGCGCTTCGGCTGTTGGCGCGCTTGGACATTCGGCAGACGTAG
- a CDS encoding PDR/VanB family oxidoreductase gives MRDGIWDSRPADLYGRRERDRLGAVLWGIRVLFDGFASTSRWQPSRVKSVRRTQSAVITKRELVAPDVVALTLAAPDGGLLPSWSPGGHIDVQLPSGRRRQYSLCGPPGRRTDYRIAIRRIADGGGGSVEMHAAFGVGDTLSFEGPRNAFHLGTAERDVLFVIGGIGVTPILPMIRVAEQRGIGWRAVYAGRSREYMPFLDEVVSVAPDRVTVWADDERGRIATVDELLAGAGPTTAVYVCGPTAMLEAVRVARDEHADAPLHYERFSPPPVVDGVRFELELARSRRVLSVPANRSALDVMLDRDPTTPYSCRQGFCGTCKVKVLAGQVDYRSRTAVGDDEMLVCVSRANGDRIVIDA, from the coding sequence ATGCGGGACGGTATCTGGGATTCCAGGCCCGCCGACCTGTACGGGCGGCGCGAACGCGATCGCCTCGGCGCGGTGCTGTGGGGCATCCGCGTGTTGTTCGACGGATTCGCCTCGACCTCGCGGTGGCAGCCGTCGCGGGTAAAGTCGGTGCGGCGCACGCAATCCGCGGTGATCACCAAGCGCGAGCTCGTCGCCCCCGATGTGGTCGCGTTGACGCTGGCCGCCCCGGACGGCGGATTGCTGCCGTCCTGGTCGCCCGGCGGGCACATCGACGTCCAGCTGCCCTCGGGCCGGCGCCGGCAGTACTCGCTGTGCGGTCCGCCCGGGCGGCGCACCGACTACCGCATCGCCATCCGCCGGATCGCCGACGGCGGCGGCGGTTCCGTCGAGATGCACGCCGCTTTCGGGGTGGGGGACACGTTATCGTTCGAAGGCCCGCGCAACGCGTTCCATCTCGGCACGGCCGAGCGCGACGTGCTGTTCGTCATCGGCGGCATCGGCGTGACGCCCATCCTACCGATGATCCGGGTGGCGGAGCAGCGCGGAATCGGTTGGCGCGCAGTCTATGCCGGTCGCAGCCGGGAGTACATGCCGTTCCTGGACGAGGTGGTGTCGGTGGCCCCCGACCGGGTGACCGTGTGGGCCGACGACGAGCGCGGCCGCATCGCCACCGTGGACGAACTGCTCGCCGGCGCCGGTCCGACGACGGCCGTCTACGTGTGCGGGCCGACCGCCATGCTGGAAGCCGTGCGGGTGGCCCGCGACGAACACGCCGACGCGCCACTGCATTACGAACGGTTCAGCCCGCCGCCGGTGGTCGACGGGGTTCGGTTCGAGCTGGAACTGGCGCGGTCGCGGCGAGTGCTCAGCGTCCCGGCGAATCGGTCCGCGCTCGACGTCATGCTCGACCGGGATCCGACGACCCCCTACTCGTGCCGGCAGGGCTTCTGCGGGACCTGCAAGGTGAAAGTCCTTGCGGGGCAGGTCGATTACCGGAGCCGCACCGCGGTGGGCGATGACGAAATGCTGGTCTGTGTGTCGCGGGCGAACGGCGACCGGATCGTCATCGACGCCTGA
- a CDS encoding GNAT family N-acetyltransferase: MEASDIRIRAAKPDDFANIAEMHYPVWRRSWAGILAPPLLDILGPPKRWVAEIYPRTLSRRGWSMWIAEAGGQTLGVAIFGPDDATPDDLQIDALYIAEENQRHGIGGRLLDAALSSRPCGDVTLWCAERNAKARHFYEKNNFRLDGRTLDWEPLPGVKVAHVGYRLRRR; the protein is encoded by the coding sequence GTGGAGGCCAGCGACATCCGGATCCGCGCAGCCAAGCCGGACGATTTCGCCAACATCGCGGAGATGCACTATCCGGTTTGGCGACGGTCCTGGGCCGGAATACTGGCGCCGCCCTTGCTCGACATCCTCGGTCCGCCGAAACGGTGGGTCGCCGAGATCTACCCGCGAACCCTGAGTCGCCGCGGCTGGAGCATGTGGATCGCCGAGGCCGGCGGCCAGACGCTGGGCGTGGCCATCTTCGGGCCCGACGATGCGACCCCCGACGACCTCCAGATCGACGCCCTCTACATCGCGGAGGAAAACCAGCGGCACGGCATCGGCGGCCGCCTGCTCGACGCGGCACTGAGCTCACGCCCTTGCGGCGACGTGACCTTGTGGTGCGCCGAAAGGAACGCCAAGGCGCGCCACTTCTACGAGAAGAACAACTTCCGGCTCGACGGCCGCACGCTCGATTGGGAGCCGCTTCCCGGTGTGAAGGTGGCCCACGTCGGCTACCGGCTCAGGCGTCGATGA
- a CDS encoding TetR/AcrR family transcriptional regulator encodes MLEAALKSLASGEPGSVSANRIAKEIGATWGAVQYQFGDTDGFWAAVLHRTAERRAATFTTPARPDAPLRERVAAIIDTLYLGLASADSRAIENLRAALPRNPDELERLYPRTAAELFSWGKSWLETCQHAFAGLDVDPDRVREVAALIPGAMRGLVSERQLGSYADLDMARRGLTNALAAYLERRP; translated from the coding sequence ATGCTCGAGGCCGCGCTGAAGTCGCTGGCCTCCGGCGAGCCGGGCTCGGTGTCGGCCAACCGGATCGCCAAGGAGATCGGCGCCACCTGGGGCGCGGTGCAGTACCAATTCGGCGACACCGACGGCTTCTGGGCCGCGGTGCTGCACCGCACCGCCGAGCGGCGCGCCGCCACCTTCACCACGCCGGCACGACCGGACGCGCCGTTGCGCGAGCGCGTCGCGGCCATCATCGACACCCTCTATCTGGGCCTGGCATCGGCGGACTCGCGCGCGATCGAAAACCTGCGGGCGGCGCTGCCCCGAAACCCCGACGAGCTCGAACGCCTCTACCCGCGCACCGCCGCCGAGCTGTTCTCCTGGGGCAAGAGCTGGCTGGAGACGTGCCAGCACGCCTTCGCCGGCCTCGACGTCGACCCGGACCGGGTGCGCGAGGTGGCCGCCCTCATCCCCGGCGCCATGCGCGGCCTGGTGTCCGAACGCCAGCTGGGCTCCTACGCCGACCTCGACATGGCGCGGCGGGGTTTGACCAACGCGTTGGCCGCCTACCTGGAGCGACGGCCTTAG
- a CDS encoding Rieske 2Fe-2S domain-containing protein: MAKPPLSMKPTGWFQVAWSDEIGVGDVHTMTYFGEEMVAWRAESGGLTVMNAYCEHLGAHLGYGGKVVGEVLQCPFHGWQWSQQGRNVCIPYQDRPNRGRRIRTYPVVERNESVYVWHDAQRREPFFDAPDVFAAFADGSGADGYYPQQRLFRAGLELHPQYVLENGVDFAHFKYVHNTPIVPVFTRHDFAEPVSFVDFTITFEGDDGQRIEDVNSGVQAINGGLGIAVTKSWGMVDNRTISAITPVDESTSDVRFMVYIGRRPGKDPARAATKAAEFGREVIRQFEQDIEIWRHQRYSDPPALATSEYEGFTAIRTWAKQFYPDGIGGSAAEVYASQKG; the protein is encoded by the coding sequence ATGGCTAAGCCGCCGTTGTCGATGAAACCGACCGGATGGTTCCAGGTCGCCTGGTCCGACGAGATCGGCGTCGGCGACGTCCACACGATGACCTACTTCGGCGAGGAGATGGTCGCCTGGCGGGCCGAGTCCGGCGGGCTCACCGTGATGAACGCCTACTGCGAACACCTCGGCGCGCACCTGGGTTACGGCGGCAAGGTCGTCGGCGAGGTGCTGCAGTGTCCGTTCCACGGCTGGCAGTGGAGCCAGCAGGGCCGCAACGTCTGCATCCCGTATCAGGATCGGCCCAACCGCGGCCGGCGCATTCGCACCTACCCCGTGGTGGAGCGCAACGAGTCGGTCTACGTCTGGCACGACGCGCAGCGGCGCGAGCCGTTCTTCGACGCACCGGACGTGTTCGCCGCATTTGCCGACGGCAGCGGCGCCGACGGCTACTACCCGCAGCAGCGATTGTTCCGCGCGGGCCTGGAACTGCACCCGCAGTACGTGCTCGAAAACGGCGTGGACTTCGCGCATTTCAAGTACGTGCACAACACCCCGATCGTGCCGGTGTTCACCCGCCACGACTTCGCCGAGCCGGTGTCCTTCGTCGACTTCACCATCACGTTCGAGGGCGACGACGGCCAGCGGATCGAGGACGTCAACAGCGGCGTGCAGGCCATCAACGGCGGCCTGGGGATCGCGGTGACCAAGAGCTGGGGCATGGTCGACAACCGCACCATCTCGGCGATCACACCGGTCGACGAGTCCACCTCCGACGTCCGGTTCATGGTCTACATCGGGCGGAGGCCGGGCAAGGATCCGGCCCGCGCGGCGACCAAGGCGGCCGAATTCGGGCGGGAAGTGATCCGACAGTTCGAGCAGGACATCGAAATCTGGCGACACCAGCGCTATTCGGACCCACCCGCGCTGGCCACTTCCGAGTATGAGGGCTTCACCGCGATTCGCACGTGGGCCAAGCAGTTCTATCCCGACGGCATCGGTGGCAGCGCCGCCGAGGTGTACGCATCGCAGAAAGGCTGA
- a CDS encoding NAD(P)H-dependent amine dehydrogenase family protein, with product MNAPARPVRVFQVATGNVGKEMIKRIATRPDLELVGVHCYSPEKIGRDAGELAGLAPNGVTATGTVEEIIAARPDVLTFHGVFPDEDLYAKVLEAGINIVTTADWITGWHRDKNHPHPSGKPVTRLLAEACEKGGATFYGTGMNPGLNQILGVVCSADVAEIENVTTIESVDVSCHHSRDTWIEVGYGQPVDDPEVPSKLEKYTRVFADSVLMMADCFDLPLDEVTFSYELGACTKDVDLGWYTLPKGSLGGNYIKYQGMVDGVPRVETHLEWQMTPHTDPSWNIKGCYITQIKGDPCVYNKHMIFPKPGVDLSNPDNFASIGMTVTGLPALNAITSVVVAPPGLITSADLPLRGFAGRFKK from the coding sequence ATGAATGCACCCGCTCGACCCGTCCGCGTCTTCCAGGTCGCGACCGGAAATGTCGGCAAGGAGATGATCAAGCGGATCGCCACGCGGCCCGACCTGGAACTCGTTGGCGTGCACTGCTATTCGCCGGAAAAGATCGGCCGCGACGCCGGCGAGCTCGCCGGTCTGGCTCCCAACGGGGTGACCGCGACCGGCACCGTCGAGGAGATCATCGCGGCCCGTCCGGACGTGCTGACGTTTCACGGCGTGTTTCCCGACGAGGACCTCTACGCCAAAGTGCTTGAGGCGGGCATCAATATCGTCACCACCGCCGACTGGATCACCGGCTGGCACCGCGACAAGAACCACCCGCACCCGTCGGGCAAGCCGGTGACCCGGCTGCTGGCTGAGGCCTGCGAGAAGGGCGGCGCGACCTTCTACGGCACCGGAATGAACCCGGGGCTGAACCAGATCCTCGGCGTGGTGTGCTCGGCCGATGTCGCCGAGATCGAGAACGTCACCACCATCGAGTCGGTCGACGTGTCGTGCCACCACTCGCGCGACACCTGGATCGAGGTGGGCTACGGCCAGCCGGTCGACGACCCGGAGGTCCCATCGAAGCTGGAGAAGTACACCCGCGTCTTCGCCGACAGCGTGCTGATGATGGCCGACTGCTTCGACCTGCCCCTCGACGAGGTCACGTTCAGCTACGAGCTGGGCGCCTGCACCAAAGACGTCGACCTGGGCTGGTACACGCTGCCCAAAGGCTCGCTGGGCGGCAACTACATCAAGTATCAGGGCATGGTCGACGGCGTTCCGCGCGTCGAGACGCACCTGGAGTGGCAGATGACGCCGCACACCGACCCGAGCTGGAACATCAAGGGCTGCTACATCACCCAGATCAAGGGCGACCCGTGCGTCTACAACAAGCACATGATCTTCCCCAAGCCCGGCGTGGACCTGTCGAATCCCGACAATTTCGCCTCGATCGGCATGACCGTGACCGGTCTGCCCGCCCTCAACGCGATCACGTCGGTGGTGGTGGCGCCCCCGGGACTCATCACCAGCGCCGACCTGCCGCTGCGCGGCTTCGCCGGGCGGTTCAAAAAGTAG
- a CDS encoding UPF0158 family protein, protein MNAELWTTGIPPATDSSLRLRAWVSGTQTRCRRRFKDVLSRWPDELERYYQFSGERQRGRARAWLAEAGYRPAGSVKS, encoded by the coding sequence ATGAACGCCGAACTGTGGACAACCGGCATCCCGCCGGCTACGGATTCCTCGTTACGGTTGCGGGCATGGGTGAGTGGGACGCAAACGCGGTGCAGGCGCCGGTTCAAAGACGTCCTCTCGCGCTGGCCCGACGAGCTGGAGCGCTACTACCAGTTCTCCGGCGAGCGCCAGCGTGGCCGCGCCCGGGCCTGGCTCGCGGAGGCGGGCTATCGACCGGCCGGCTCCGTCAAGTCCTGA
- the dapB gene encoding 4-hydroxy-tetrahydrodipicolinate reductase, translating to MRVGVLGAKGKVGSTMVAAVQAAEDLTLSAKVDAGDPLGLLTEGDTEVVIDFTHPDVVMDNLKFLIDNGIHAVVGTTGFTEERLDKVGSWLAGTNTSVLIAPNFAIGAVLSMHFAKQAAPFFDSAEVIELHHPHKADAPSGTAARTAKLIAEARKDLPPNPDATSTSLPGARGADVDGIPVHSVRLAGLVAHQEILFGTEGETLTIRHDSLDRTSFVPGVLLAVRRIKERPGLTVGLEPLLDLR from the coding sequence ATGCGGGTAGGCGTGCTGGGAGCCAAGGGCAAGGTGGGGTCGACGATGGTAGCGGCGGTGCAGGCCGCCGAGGACCTGACGCTGTCCGCGAAGGTGGACGCCGGTGATCCGCTGGGCCTGCTGACCGAGGGCGACACCGAAGTGGTCATCGACTTCACCCACCCCGACGTGGTGATGGACAACTTAAAGTTCCTCATAGACAACGGGATTCACGCCGTGGTCGGCACCACCGGCTTCACCGAAGAGCGCCTCGACAAGGTGGGGTCGTGGCTGGCAGGCACGAACACAAGCGTGCTGATCGCGCCGAACTTCGCCATCGGCGCGGTGCTGTCGATGCACTTCGCCAAGCAGGCCGCGCCCTTCTTCGACTCGGCCGAGGTCATCGAGCTGCATCACCCGCACAAGGCCGACGCCCCGTCGGGCACCGCGGCCCGCACCGCGAAGCTGATCGCCGAGGCGCGAAAAGACTTGCCGCCCAACCCCGATGCCACCAGCACCAGCCTGCCCGGCGCCCGCGGCGCCGACGTCGACGGCATCCCGGTGCATTCGGTGCGGTTGGCCGGACTGGTCGCCCACCAGGAGATCCTGTTCGGCACCGAGGGCGAGACGCTGACCATCCGCCACGACAGCCTTGACCGCACGTCGTTCGTGCCGGGCGTGTTGTTGGCCGTGCGCCGCATCAAGGAACGCCCCGGCCTCACGGTGGGTCTGGAGCCCCTGCTCGACCTGCGATGA
- a CDS encoding flavodoxin family protein has protein sequence MAKTLLIVHHTPSPHCQELFEAVVAGATDPEIEGVEVVRRPALTVSPVEMLEADGYLLGTPANLGYISGALKLAFDQSYYQILDSTRGRPYGLWLHGNEGTEGAERAVDGITAGLGWVKAAEYVVVSGKPAKADLEACWNLGATVAAQLME, from the coding sequence ATGGCTAAGACGCTGCTGATCGTGCATCACACGCCAAGCCCCCACTGCCAGGAGCTGTTTGAGGCGGTGGTGGCCGGGGCGACCGACCCTGAGATCGAGGGTGTTGAGGTTGTCCGGCGACCGGCTCTCACGGTGTCCCCGGTCGAGATGCTTGAGGCCGACGGTTACCTATTGGGCACTCCGGCGAACCTCGGGTATATCAGCGGTGCGCTCAAGCTGGCGTTCGACCAGTCGTACTACCAGATCCTCGACTCCACCCGGGGCCGACCGTATGGGCTGTGGCTCCACGGCAACGAAGGCACTGAGGGAGCAGAGCGCGCAGTCGACGGGATCACCGCCGGACTTGGCTGGGTGAAGGCGGCGGAGTACGTGGTCGTATCTGGCAAGCCCGCCAAAGCCGACCTTGAGGCTTGCTGGAACCTTGGCGCGACGGTCGCCGCCCAGCTGATGGAGTGA